The genomic window TTGCGTTCTTGCACACGCTTGCCGGTCACATCCTCCCCATTCCAGCTGATGCGCCCTTTTGTCGGCTTGTCGAGTCCCGCCATAAGCCGCATCAAGGATGTCTTGCCCGACAGCGTCGGCCCGAGCAGGACATTCATCGTCGCTTTCTCCAATGTCAGAGACGTTGGGTAGATATGGGTCTCGGCGCCGACGACATGGCTGACGTTTTCCATTTTGAGGGTCATGCTGTGTCCTTCATCGAAAAGCTGCGCTGGGCCATGTAGGCCTCAAGGGCCGCCGCGTCGGGCCTGTGCAGGCCAAGCTTGCTGCGCCGCCACAAGATGTCGTCTGCGCTACGGGCGAATTCTTTCTCCATCAGCCAGTCGACTTCCGCCGCGGTCAGGGTCGCGCCAAAATCCTGTCCAAGGTCTTGTGCATCCCTTGCCGATCCCAGCCATCTGCGTGCATCGGTTCCATAGGCTCGGATCAGCCGCATTGCCCAGCGTTCGGTGAGAAATCCGTAATCGCGCCTCAACTCCGAGACCAGTTTCCCGAAATCGCTCACTGCAAAGTCACCGCCCGGCAGGGCCACGCCCTCAGTCCAGGGCCCGCTGTCTGTGCCCAGTCGCCCGCCGATCATTTTCATCGCGCTCTCCGACAGCTTGCGATAGGTGGTGATCTTGCCCCCGAAGATGTTCAGAGCGGGCGCACCGGCGCTTTCATCCAGTTTAATTGTATAGTCGCGCGTGGCTGCCGTCGCTGAAAGCGCACCATCATCGTAGAGTGGACGAACGCCGGAATAGGTCCAGACGATGTCATCGACAGAAATCGGCTTCTTCAGGTAAACATTGACGCCATCGACCATATAACGCTGCTCTTCCGGCGTGCAGACCGGCTTTTGCGAAAGGTCATGATGCTCCTGATCGGTCGTGCCGATAAGCGTGAAGTCGGTCTCATAGGGAATGGCGAACATGATCCGGCCATCGGCGCCCTGAAAGAAGTAGCATTTGTCATGATCGAACAGGCGGCGCGTCACAATATGGCTCCCGCGCACAAGACGCACGCCGTCCCTTGTGTTGGAGCCGATACGCTGACGCAGAATATCTCCCACCCAGGGGCCACCGGCGTTCACAATCATTCGCGCGCGGACAATGTACTTGCGACCAGAGCCGTCATCGACCAGTTCTGCACGCCATATGCCGTCTTCAGGCCGCGCCGATACCAGCTTGGTCCGGGTTAGAATGCTGGCACCGCGTTCAGCGGCATCGCGAGCATTCAGCGCGACCAGGCGTGAATCCTCGACCCAGCAATCGCTATACTCATATGCCTTGGTGAATTCATCGCGCAGCGGCGCCCCTTCTGGGGTATTGGTCAGATCCAGCGTTTTGGTGGCGGGAAGAATCTTGCGCCCGCCCAGATGATCGTAAATGAAGAGCCCCAACCTTATGAGCCAGGCCGGACGACGCCCCTTCATCCATGGCATCAGTGTGGACAAAAGCTTGGACGTCGGCGTTTCGCCATCAAAGCGCATATTGGCGTGATAAGGCAGAACAAACCGCATCGGCCAGCTTATATGGGGCATGGCGCGCAGCAGATTTTCGCGCTCCATCAATGCCTCCCGCACCAGCCGGAACTCAAAATACTCCAGATAGCGCAAGCCGCCGTGAAACAACTTCGTTGATGCGGACGACGTTGCCGAGGCCAAATCCGACATCTCCGCAAGTATCACCGAACGGCCGCGGCCCGCTGCATCCCGCGCGATCCCGCACCCATTGATGCCACCACCAACAACCAAAAGTTCAATAATGTCTGACTGGTCCTCCAACCCGGATCCTCCCAAATCCCTTGAAAGTTAGCATTGATCAAAACGAACATAAAAGAAAGCATTTTTTTCGATATATGTTCGCTTTCTTTCTATATGATTGGATCGACTGTTCTTTTTGTCCGCGTTCTCACGCGCTTTACCCGCGAGTTGCCATTGTCGCCGTAATTTCTGCTATAGGAGCCTGCGCGAACAGCGCGGCTCATCTATCGCCACCGCCTGACGGAGACACCCGGATGTCACAATCGATAAGACACCCCCAGATCCTCGAAATCGCCCGACGCGACGGCAAGGTAACCGTCGATCAGCTGGCAAAGCATCTGGGCGTAACGCTGCAGACAGTTCGTCGCGACCTGACCGAACTGGCTGATTCTGGAAAGCTCGAGCGGGTGCATGGTGGCGCGGTGCTCCCTTCCGGAACGGCCAATATCGCCTACGAGGAGCGCCGACGTTTAAACGCGGACAGCAAGACGGCGATGGCGAAGGCATGCGCTTCAATGATCCCTGAGGATTGCGCGATCTTCCTGAATTGAGAACGGCGGTGCAAAAGTCGGCCACGGAAGCGGCGGAATAATTCGTCCGCGGGCGGAGTAAAATCCGGCCACCTATTTTCCTTCTGCAATGAGCGCAGGAGGGACAGAGGATCTACACCGTGGAACTTTATCTGAAGGTTCGTCTGGCCGTCTCGGAAGGGATGAGCCGACGTCAGGCAGCCAAGCACTTCAACATATCCCGCGACAGCGTAGCGAAGATGTTGTCGTATTCGACGCCTCCTGGCTATCAGCGACAATCACCGGTCCGGCGGCCGAAGCTGGACGCGTTCGTTTCAACGATCGACCACTGGTTGGACGAAGACAGACACGTACCGCGCAAACAGCGCCATACAGCCAAGCGTGTGTTTGACCGGCTTCGTGATGAGTGCGGGTTCACCGGCGGCTATACGATTATCAAGGGCTATATCCGGGAGCGGGAACAGCGCCGTCAGGAAGTCTTCGTGCCGCTTTCTCATCCGCCCGGCCATGCGCAGGCCGATTTCGGTGAGGCGACGGTCGTGATCGGAGGTGTCGAGCAGAAAGCCCATTTCTTCGTACTCGATCTTCCGCATAGCGACGGTTGCTATGTGCGGGCTTATCCGGCGGCGGTAGCCGAGGCTTGGGTCGATGGCCACGTCCATGCGTTCGCCTTCTTCGGGGCCGTGCCTCCATCAATCGTCTATGACAATGACCGCTGCCTTGTGGCGAAGATCCTGCCTGATGGCACGCGCAAGCGGGCAACACTGTTCAGCGGGTTCCTGTCCCATTATCTGATCCGGGATCGCTATGGCCGCCCCGGAAAGGGTAATGACAAGGGGAATGTCGAGGGCCTCGTGGGCTATGCGCGGCGTAACTTCATGGTCCCCATCCCGCAGTTTCCAACGTGGGATGCGTTCAATGCCTTTCTGGAAGAACAGTGCCGCAAGCGCCAGCGCGACAGGCTGCGTGGTGAGAGCGAGATGATCGGTGAACGGCTGCAGCGTGATCTGGCTGCCATGCAGTCCTTGCCAGCCTCCCCATTTGACGCCTGCGATCAGGCCAGCGCCAGGGTCACGGCACAGTCTCTCGTTCGCTACAAGACGAACGACTATTCCGTACCCGTCGCCTACGGTCACCAGGACGTCTGGGTCCGAGGCTATGTCGACAAGGTGGTGATTGGTTGCCGCGGCGAGATCATCGCCCGCCATCCCAGGAGCTTTGATCGGGAGGATGTCATCTTCGACCCTGTGCATTACCTGCCGCTGATCGAGCAGAAGATCAATGCGCTGGATCAGGCAGCCCCTTTGCAGGGCTGGGATCTGCCGGAGGAGTTCGCGACACTGTGCCGTCTGATGGAAGGCCGCATGGCAAAGCATGGCCGGCGAGAATACGTGCAGGTTCTTCGACTGCTGGAAAGCTTCGATATGGCTGACCTGCATGCGGCGATCAAGCAAGCCATTCATCTCGGTGCGATCGGCTTCGACGCCGTCAAACATCTGATTCTTTGCCGGGTGGAGCGCCGGCCGCCGCGACTTGATCTGTCGATCTATCCCTACCTGCCGAGAGCAACCGTGGAGACGACATCGGCGAAGGCGTATATGGGCCTCCTGTCATCGGGGAAGGGAGAAGCGGCATGAGCACCGAAGCACCCGAGATCCTGCTTGCCCACGACCTCAAGAGCCTGAAGCTGCCGACCTTCCAGCGGGAGTATCAGAAACTGGCCCGGCTTTGCGCCACCGAGGGCGTTGATCATATCGGATACCTCACCCGGCTTGCCGAGCGGGAAATGATCGAACGGGATCGCCGCAAGGTCGAGCGCCGTATCAAGGCAGCCAAATTCCCGGTTGTCAAAAGCCTCGACAGTTTCGATTTTACCGCCATACCGAAGCTCAACAAGATGCAGGTGCTGGAACTGGCCCGCTGCGAATGGATCGAGCGTCGCGAGAACGTCATCGCTCTCGGCCCCAGCGGAACCGGGAAGACGCACATAGCGCTCGCCCTTGGCCTGGCCGCCTGCCAGAAGGGCCTGTCCGTTGGCTTCACCACAGCAGCTGCCATGGTCAGCGAGATGATGGAGGCCCGTGACGAGCGGCGTCTCCTACGTTTCCAGAAGCAGATGGCAGGATACAAGCTGCTGATCATCGACGAACTTGGCTTCGTGCCGTTGTCAAAGACCGGCGCGGAGCTGCTGTTCGAGTTGATCTCGCAACGCTATGAGCGGGGCGCCACCCTGATCACCAGCAATCTGCCCTTTGACGAATGGACAGAAATCCTGGGATCCGAGCGACTGACTGGCGCTCTGCTCGACCGCGTCACCCACCACGTCAACATTCTCGAAATGAATGGCGACAGCTATCGTCTCGCCCAAAGCCGCGCCAGAAAGGCTGGCTGAAACCCTTCAGAAAATCGCTACGCCGGTATGAGACCCCCGCTCGGGCTACGCCCTCCCGCGGGTCTCATACCGGCGTCCAAAGTGGCCGACTTTTGCTCCGCCCCGTGGCCGGTTTTTACGCCGCCGTTGACAAATTCG from Martelella sp. NC20 includes these protein-coding regions:
- the glpD gene encoding glycerol-3-phosphate dehydrogenase, with product MEDQSDIIELLVVGGGINGCGIARDAAGRGRSVILAEMSDLASATSSASTKLFHGGLRYLEYFEFRLVREALMERENLLRAMPHISWPMRFVLPYHANMRFDGETPTSKLLSTLMPWMKGRRPAWLIRLGLFIYDHLGGRKILPATKTLDLTNTPEGAPLRDEFTKAYEYSDCWVEDSRLVALNARDAAERGASILTRTKLVSARPEDGIWRAELVDDGSGRKYIVRARMIVNAGGPWVGDILRQRIGSNTRDGVRLVRGSHIVTRRLFDHDKCYFFQGADGRIMFAIPYETDFTLIGTTDQEHHDLSQKPVCTPEEQRYMVDGVNVYLKKPISVDDIVWTYSGVRPLYDDGALSATAATRDYTIKLDESAGAPALNIFGGKITTYRKLSESAMKMIGGRLGTDSGPWTEGVALPGGDFAVSDFGKLVSELRRDYGFLTERWAMRLIRAYGTDARRWLGSARDAQDLGQDFGATLTAAEVDWLMEKEFARSADDILWRRSKLGLHRPDAAALEAYMAQRSFSMKDTA
- a CDS encoding DeoR family transcriptional regulator; amino-acid sequence: MSQSIRHPQILEIARRDGKVTVDQLAKHLGVTLQTVRRDLTELADSGKLERVHGGAVLPSGTANIAYEERRRLNADSKTAMAKACASMIPEDCAIFLN
- the istB gene encoding IS21-like element helper ATPase IstB; amino-acid sequence: MSTEAPEILLAHDLKSLKLPTFQREYQKLARLCATEGVDHIGYLTRLAEREMIERDRRKVERRIKAAKFPVVKSLDSFDFTAIPKLNKMQVLELARCEWIERRENVIALGPSGTGKTHIALALGLAACQKGLSVGFTTAAAMVSEMMEARDERRLLRFQKQMAGYKLLIIDELGFVPLSKTGAELLFELISQRYERGATLITSNLPFDEWTEILGSERLTGALLDRVTHHVNILEMNGDSYRLAQSRARKAG
- the istA gene encoding IS21 family transposase → MELYLKVRLAVSEGMSRRQAAKHFNISRDSVAKMLSYSTPPGYQRQSPVRRPKLDAFVSTIDHWLDEDRHVPRKQRHTAKRVFDRLRDECGFTGGYTIIKGYIREREQRRQEVFVPLSHPPGHAQADFGEATVVIGGVEQKAHFFVLDLPHSDGCYVRAYPAAVAEAWVDGHVHAFAFFGAVPPSIVYDNDRCLVAKILPDGTRKRATLFSGFLSHYLIRDRYGRPGKGNDKGNVEGLVGYARRNFMVPIPQFPTWDAFNAFLEEQCRKRQRDRLRGESEMIGERLQRDLAAMQSLPASPFDACDQASARVTAQSLVRYKTNDYSVPVAYGHQDVWVRGYVDKVVIGCRGEIIARHPRSFDREDVIFDPVHYLPLIEQKINALDQAAPLQGWDLPEEFATLCRLMEGRMAKHGRREYVQVLRLLESFDMADLHAAIKQAIHLGAIGFDAVKHLILCRVERRPPRLDLSIYPYLPRATVETTSAKAYMGLLSSGKGEAA